From Nicotiana tabacum cultivar K326 chromosome 22, ASM71507v2, whole genome shotgun sequence, one genomic window encodes:
- the LOC107809373 gene encoding uncharacterized protein LOC107809373, producing MYDNLGAQPGVPRPPANTQANPFGNAFSGASSGFIRGGLGAYGEKILGSSSQYVQSNISRYFSDPQYYFQVNDQYVRNKLKVVLFPFLHRGHWTRITEPVGGRLSYKPPIYDINAPDLYIPFMAFGTYVVLAGLSLGLQGRFSPEALSWLFIKGLVGWFLQVSLLKMTLFSLGSGEAPLLDIVSYAGYAFTGLSIALLGTIVWNCSYYFLMPWTCLCMGIFLVKTMKRVLFAEVRTYDSSRHHYLLLFIALAQFPLLFWLGKISLNWFL from the exons ATGTATGATAACCTTGGAGCACAGCCTGGAGTTCCAAGACCGCCTGCTAATACGCAGGCGAATCCTTTTGGAAATGCATTCTCGGGTGCTAGCTCTGGTTTCATCAGAGGTGGATTAGGGGCTTATGGAGAAAAAATCCTTGGATCTAGTTCTCAGTATGTTCAAAGCAAT ATAAGTAGGTACTTTTCGGATCCCCAGTACTACTTCCAAGTGAATGATCAGTATGTGAGAAACAAACTGAAAGTAGTTCTTTTCCCTTTCCTACACAGA GGTCATTGGACAAGAATCACTGAGCCCGTTGGTGGCAGGCTATCCTATAAGCCCCCTATCTATGACATAAATGCTCCGGATTTGTACATTCCGTTTATGGCCTTCGGAACCTATGTTGTTCTTGCTGGCTTATCACTGGGTTTGCAGGGAAG GTTTAGCCCAGAAGCTCTCAGTTGGCTGTTTATAAAGGGGTTGGTTGGCTGGTTTTTGCAAGTTTCGTTGCTGAAGATGACATTGTTCTCACTGGGTAGTGGAGAGGCTCCTCTCCTTGACATTGTTTCATACGCAGGATACGCTTTTACAGGATTGTCCATAGCTCTTTTGGGAACAATTGTATGGAACTGTTCTTACTACTTTTTGATGCCATGGACATGCTTGTGCATGGGAATATTTTTGGTGAAGACAATGAAAAGAGTGCTCTTTGCAGAGGTGAGGACGTATGATTCAAGTAGGCATCATTATCTCCTACTGTTTATTGCCCTAGCTCAGTTCCCTCTTCTCTTTTGGCTTGGAAAGATTAGCCTTAATTGGTTCCTTTAA